The Paenibacillus swuensis genome contains the following window.
GCTCCATAATGAATTTTACTAAAAAAGATCAAACAAATCAACGGATTGAACGAATCACCATGAAACATGCTGTCGTTGGAATCGACATTGCTAAAGATGCACACGCTGCTCAAATTACGGACTACCGCGGTCGGGCACTTACCCCTCGTCATCTTGCTTTTACCAATACCCAGGAGGGGTATGAGAGATTGCTTCGGTGGGTCAAGGATGTCCAGGCCAAGAAAGGGCTCTCCTATGTTGTTGTCGGGTTGGAACCTACAGGACATTACTGGTTTAATCTCGCCCATTGGCTTCGTGAGCAAGGTGTGAAAGTCGTTCTGGTCAATCCTGTAACGACTCATCGCAACAAGGAAAACCGCGACAACAGCCCTTCCAAGAACGACCCTAAAGACGCATTGGTCATCGCCGATGTGGTCAGCAGAGGATACTATACGGAGTACAACCCGCAAGCTGACACGTTTGAACAAATGAAGGCTATGGTAAGTCAGCGAGAGTTCTGGGTAAAGCAATCCGTCACTTACAAAAATCGCATCACGCGTTGGATCGACCTGTACTTCCCGGAGTTCAGTCAAGTGTTTCCCGACTGGACTCGCCTCCGTTCACTGGCCACGCTCCGTATTTATCCCTTGCCTTCTGACCTGGTAAACATTTCGGCGGATCAGATATTAGATACATGGCGCGAGCAAGGAATGAAGCGAGTCGGAGGTGTAAGTGGCGTAGCCAAGGCGACAGAACTCCTGTCCGTTGCTCAGAGAAGTATTGGTAAAGCGAATGTCCCTGAAGAAGCTCGCCTAGAAATAAAATGCTTGTTGAAAGCGTATGATGAAGCTGTAGCCGCGCTTGATGCCATAGAACTCCACATGGAGACGTTGCTAGAGTCTCTGCCCCTTACGGAACAGCTCCAGAGCATTCACGGGCTTGGTTCCATGACCATTGCAACAATAATAGGCTGCGCGGGCGATCTTCGCCTTTATGCTCATGGACAGCAACTCCTGCGGCGAGCCGGTCTTAATTTAGCGGAGTCAACATCCGGCAGGCATAAGGGTCAAATTAAACTTTCCAAACGCGGAGACGCAACCTTAAGAAAACATTTCTTTTTAGCAGTGCTATGCCTGATCCGACAGCACCCGGACTTTAAAAGGTTTCATGAACACAATGTTAAAGTCAAAGGGATGAAGAAAATGGTGTCGGTGTTTAAACTCATTGGCAAGCTTGCCCGTATGATCGTGGGCATGATTCAGCGCGGTGAGTCGTACCGTTCGGATTTACATTTCCAAGCAGTAGCCTAATTCACGAACACGCAACACTATGAATATTGACTCATTCGCAGGATCTTACAATGCATAGAGAACCAAGTGTGGGATTCGTAAGGGCTTTGACCCATCTTCTAAACGCGACTGGTCTCCACGCCTTGGACAGGCATAACGAAGGAATGTAAGGGCAGTGACCCGTTGAGACATGGGAGGGTAAGCCTCCAAGGGACAAGTGGAGTGTGCACTATATGGAAACACTATTCGTGACTTCTATTCCTGCATGCCCAAGTTCATGTTTCGAGGCTGATCGCCCCATATTCCTACAATGTTGGTTTGTTCAAAGCGATGATATCCTGCGAATGAGTGAGGATTTATGAGAAAACCCCTTAAATACGAGGGACGAATCCCAGTAGCGCTATTGTGTTTAAAGTGATGATGGAGTGGGTGCATTGGGCGAAATAGCGTGTCTGAGGTTCGTTAGCGTGGAAAAGTGAGCGAAATGCGCGTAATAAGACCACTGGAGTTCCTTAGAATAAAAGCAGCTTTATCGAAGCACGGACGTGTCCTGACTCAACGAACCAGCTTGGCGGAATATCTTCATGGTGTGGAACCCTGATGCAAAGCGCTCATGAAAGCCGCCACGTTCTTTTTGCTCGCCATGATGGGGGAGTGGACGGAGGAGAGCATTCTTTTGAACGTATGATCGGGTATAGAAAGAATGGTCAGTTGTCGGTGATGGATATCCCGCTCGATGACTTTGTAGGATAGCAGGGAGAGGGCGTTCAGGCCGCTGATCATCGTCTCCTTGATGCCCTGGTTGCTGCTCACCGTGAGCATGGACTTCACCTTCAGCCCGTTCGACCGAATCACATGCTCGAGATATTCCCGCGTGCCCGAACCGTCTTCCCTGGTCAGCCAAATTTGGTTATTCAGGTCTGCCAGTGTAATGTTAGCTTTCTTCGCCAAGGGATGGTTCGCGGACGCCACGAGATGCAGTTCATCCTCCATAAAGGGTTGTACCCGCAGCTCTTTCTCATTCGTCTGCCCTTCGATTAACCCCACATCCACTTTAAACAGGCGCACCGACTCTACAATTTCCTCTGTATTCCCAATGGTTACTTCAAGTTCCAGATCCGGATAGTCGCTCTGAAGCTCCACAAGCAGCGCCGGCACCACATACTCTCCGATTGTGAAACTGGCCCCAATCCGCAGCTTGCCCTGAATGACCTGATGATGCTCCAAAATCTCTTCCCGCGTCTGTTCATACAACGAAATCATCTGCTTCGCGCGATCGTAAAGCAATTCGCCGGTGGGCGTGATCTTCAGAAATTTGGGCGAGCGTTGGAACAGTTGGGTTTGGAATTCTTGCTCGAGGTTTTTGATATGCAGACTGACGCTGGGTTGGGAAATCAGGAGTTTTTCGGCTGTTTTCGTAAAATTCTTTACTTCGGCCA
Protein-coding sequences here:
- a CDS encoding IS110 family RNA-guided transposase, which produces MNFTKKDQTNQRIERITMKHAVVGIDIAKDAHAAQITDYRGRALTPRHLAFTNTQEGYERLLRWVKDVQAKKGLSYVVVGLEPTGHYWFNLAHWLREQGVKVVLVNPVTTHRNKENRDNSPSKNDPKDALVIADVVSRGYYTEYNPQADTFEQMKAMVSQREFWVKQSVTYKNRITRWIDLYFPEFSQVFPDWTRLRSLATLRIYPLPSDLVNISADQILDTWREQGMKRVGGVSGVAKATELLSVAQRSIGKANVPEEARLEIKCLLKAYDEAVAALDAIELHMETLLESLPLTEQLQSIHGLGSMTIATIIGCAGDLRLYAHGQQLLRRAGLNLAESTSGRHKGQIKLSKRGDATLRKHFFLAVLCLIRQHPDFKRFHEHNVKVKGMKKMVSVFKLIGKLARMIVGMIQRGESYRSDLHFQAVA
- a CDS encoding LysR family transcriptional regulator → MYYDALKTFVTLAEVKNFTKTAEKLLISQPSVSLHIKNLEQEFQTQLFQRSPKFLKITPTGELLYDRAKQMISLYEQTREEILEHHQVIQGKLRIGASFTIGEYVVPALLVELQSDYPDLELEVTIGNTEEIVESVRLFKVDVGLIEGQTNEKELRVQPFMEDELHLVASANHPLAKKANITLADLNNQIWLTREDGSGTREYLEHVIRSNGLKVKSMLTVSSNQGIKETMISGLNALSLLSYKVIERDIHHRQLTILSIPDHTFKRMLSSVHSPIMASKKNVAAFMSALHQGSTP